The region gatcctttgttggatggccgtccgatctaattttcccagatgccgaggtatatatgttctaaatgattatgaatctttagtattcacatttcaattcagctacaattatgatatttaatcaatccttattacatggtaatgttagactcctacaagacccacgcataaagttggtaaagggatttcaagacgcatcgagtcggttgcatctctaaaagaggtacaaatatatatacctattgaattatatacgcaacgattctgttgcatcacaaaaagtcatgatttaatttatatgaatttttaggttcccggtcgaaagttgaaaaaagctggtaacgatattcctccaacgacgtccgggacaaaatctcaaattatgatgcgtcttgagaaaatggtgaatgagtccgatattatgcaaGGGGTCATTCGTactatagattttgatgaaggtgttttcggagctgctcatttcgaaataattgcaaaggaggacatgcaacaactttttgaacacgacgaattgggcatcgctgtcattcatacatacatatggtactccgatcaatctataatttacttagttgaacaatttatttacacatttcaatgaatagtctaatgtttattatgtttctatttaaggtatatgtatgtaacattgctgcggggaactgaattgtgtaaccgtttcaattttattgctgcttcccgtatcaacgcaacgttaataacgaaaaatccaacatccgtaaagaatgatctagtcgatagattcatggcgaCCGACGATAAgactacacccagtttgtattttttaccgtttaattctggcaacgggttagattttctttctaataatttcattctaatctatgtatatcttttacgtagaaaattttcattcatctaaatttttgttttattttacagtggtcactgggtgttggttgctatggatctttcgagactaatagtgtattatctcgattcgttatcgggtgattggagtaaatatccgagtatgaagaagacggttgacgcgtaagtgaaattcccctaaatattcgtgtgtatttgtatatttaattatgtctgtcagattgatctcaatatacgtttttattttgttagggcaataataaaatttagatcgaaaaagaattatcgcaataggaaggacattacctggatcagagttcaggtatatattaagtatcttatttttgcttataatagtgtttgtttttttgcttataatagtgtttgtaagaaattaactatatatatattgtttgtttttctatgtagtgtcctcagcaaaataattcggtcgattgcggattttttgtattgagatttatgagagatatcattgcgttgaatcgtatagacatcccaaaaatggtatggaataataacttagggtttattttaatattatcggatatttcatctaatttgttactaaatcatgaatatgttttattctcttaattgtagtactttgaggaatacaaatcttactcaagagctcatttggatgaaatgaaggatgaattgtgtcaattcattgttgatcaaagaatcatatagctaggttgtatattgttgtacatatatgtatggaatgttgttgttgtatgctgttgttgtatatatgttgtatattgttgttgtacttttactaactcatgaatatgttgttgtatattgttgatcaaagaatcatatattatgttgtatatatggaggattaatgttgtatataaatggattcatgttgtatatatcaatggattaatggtgtataacattggattaaaggatgaaatcaatatgaattttacacttttgcagcatgcgaacaggttaccaattaaatatccactgtttttcaaacaaatttttttaaaacaactaacactttagagggcgctttctgtaggaagcgccctctaaacattttacattgacaactttagagggcgctttatccagaaagcgccctctaaacactttacattgacaactttagagggcgcttaacactttagagggcgctttatgtaggaagcgccctctaaacattttacattgacaactttagagggcgctttgtccagaaagcaccctctaaacactttacattgacaactttagagggcgctttttccagaaagcgccctctaaacactttacattgacaactttagagggcgctttttccagcaagcgccctctaaggtgtccctttatggaccactccagaggacgctttttctgaaagcgcactataatgtggcccttaaagggccactttagacagcgctttctccaggaaaacaaagcgctgtatttacctatgccagcgccactttagagggcgcttaaaaacgctgttataggccaaaataagcgccctcttttcccttatttggcgtagtgatagTGAAATCGATCACATCAGTGTATTTTTGGAAAATCGAAGATGACAATCTATTATCATTATAGTGCAATTGATTGCATCGGTGTATTCTTTTTTTGGGGGGGAACCATATGATAATTGATTGTCACAATGATTTTGGATGTAACTTTCATTCCATACGTCTAAATGAAGCATTGGAAAGCTAACACGTAGAACTACCTCATGGTAGTGCATGGTAAAATAATTGAGTTGTAGCCAGGTATCTACTATAGGGATGTATGTGATGACATGTATGATCGATTAGCAAATACTTGTTTTTCCTAATGATGAGTTGATGTTATTGTGAATTAACATGATTGAATGCTTATGAATATGCCAATGATGAGGTGTTGTTGTTTGGTGTTGTTTATTGATTGTCGTAACATTGATTAATTATTGTGTATGGTGAATGATGATGTGCATAATGGTGAATCTTTTGGTGATAATGCATATAattgagagtcatgcatcataGTGTACGGGCTTCGGTATAGTTTTTGTGTGCTCTGGTCCGGTGGTATGGATTCAGGAGCGAGTAGTTGGTTCCATATGGGAATCGATGAAGCATTACATATGGTGATGGTAACGcttttggtgtgctctggtcctatggtggggattcAGGAGCGAGTAGTTGGTTCCATATGGGAATCGGTGAAGTGTTACTTATGGTGATAGTAACAATTTGATGTGCTatggtcctatggtggggattTAGAAGCGAGATGGACCTTTGTTGTCCATAAATGGCATCGTATGCATAATGAGTCAGTTATAGAGAACATGCCATATATGTTTGCATATGTAGTTGATTTTTCATGATGTTGTTGATTGGTTGATAATGTATGCATGTTGTTAAGAAAAGGTGTGAGACTATGTTATTGTTGAGTGTGTAATGAATGTGTACTTTTTTTATATTCTCTACCTTAGTATTATTTCTGCTGTTTATATTCAATGTTGTTCCTCACCCTCTTTGCTTTATCAAGGTGATAAAAATACACAAGAATGAGGGTTGAATTGTGTGTGTTAATTTCTTTTACTTCTGAGTCTAAACAAATTCAGAATCTGATCTCAGAGTTAATAGTAGTGTAATGAATAGCAATACTAATCTAGAGATAAAATAACACACATAGTTATCCTGATACCTCTCCTAAACTAAGAGTATTCTAATCCCCTTGTCCAACAAGATATTTTCGCTATAATCAAACCAATTACACTTTGCTCAAGCAAATTAGAAAGAGACTTCAACTGCTCAATCACACTAGAAGAGACCTTCACTCAAGCAATCTAGCAAGAGACTTCTGCTCAAACACACAAGCAAGAGGCTTCCACTGCTCAAGCAAACAAGCGAGCAACTTCCATTGCTCAAGAAAACTAGCAAGAGACTTCCTTTACTTTAACCAAATTGTTTAGTAGAATAGATAACTACTATACTTAGAAGTATAGAAGTAATACAACAATCACAAAGATACTTAAAGACTTAAGATTCctaagatatacaaagataaTAAATCTTAAGAGATTTTGCAGTAAACAGATAAAACTTTAGCTCAAAAGTTTGTGCTCAATGTGTTATGTTAGATTGTTCGACAGTTTGGTAACCTTCCTTCAAATCTTCAACTCCCTTTTATATAGGTAGAAAAAGAGTCGTTGGAAAGAGCTTGCACAAGTGATCTTTGAAAAGTAGCAGTTCCAAGAGAGAGACGTTGGAAGATGAATCATGTTAAGATCTTCAACCATTATGTAATAACATTGACCACTGCTTCTTTTTCATACTAGGTATATACCAGACTTGGGAAAAACTTAAGAGGTCACATCAAATTTCCTTGAGCCTTACACTTAGAGACTCTAGTTGACTTTGTCCATAAGTCTGGCATTGACAAGATTGGTGTGGTTTAGAGATAAAATACGTATCAGAAGCTGAGTGCCTTTAGATAAGGTTTTCAGAGTATGATATGTCACCAGAAGTAGAGATACCATGTTTAAATTTTGATCCTTCAGAAGCTAAAATATCACGTTCAACATCATCAAATTTTGATCCTTCAGAATTTGAGACTATTAGCTTCTCTATATATGCTTTCATCAGGTTCAATTCTGAGTTGAATTTTAAGCTTATGATCCTACacacttgaacatatgttagtatacccagttgttctttaagtacttttttatcatcaaaacccaagggatatgaacacttttgttccaacaatctcccctTTTTTCATGATGATAAACAAAGgtatttaagaataatggttGGTCAGTTTAACTAACTTGACAACATCATAGtttgaggtttgtaagctccccctgatTCGAATAGTTCAAAGGTCGATTTTTCTAAGCTCCCATAAGTCCTATCCAAGTTTATTAAACTTATATTGATAGCATAAGACAATAATCTTCATATTTAAACATAAAATGAGTTATGATATGGGTTCAAGTGTATAAAAGCATTCAAAAATACTTGTATCCTCTTTAAATAATCCCATGATTTTCTCCCCCTTTTGTCTTCAacaaaaattttaaaaaaataaaacatgTTAGAATAGAGAGAAAAGATATTGAAAAAATAACAAATATGTGgcaaaatttaaattttgataaaaattaataaaaacaACTTTTACACTTCCTAGAAAATGAAACgtgtttttcaaaataaagagAAATGCCATAGACTGGTTGAAAATAACTTTCTTCGCTTCTCAAGATAGTAAGACACATGTCTTTCAGCTTCCAGGAATTGGAAACATCATAAGTAATCATTGCAACAAAGAGCTAGAAGACCTAGAGTATCATTAAAGAGCATATGTGATTAAACTTCCATAAGCAACACATGAGATACTCAAGATCTTCTATAAAATAATGTACCCATATGTTAACATCCCACATATTCATCCAACTCTTTCTTTTCTAAACTAAAGTGAGTACTCCTTATGAAAGTACCAAAGTCCTCGTTTCTACTAAAACAACTGTGGTGAATGAGACCAACGCCACCATGGAGCACCATCAAATGAGAAGTGAAGAAGCCCAACCTTCTGGGTCAAACACTTTCAATTAGGAACTCAAGGTAAGGAAGACTTCAAAAAAGAAGTAAAAACTcaggaagaagaagatgaatgttCCAAAGAAGGTTGTCGAATTTGATTCTGATAAAGATGAAGAGCCAGATATGGAATGGGAAATTGCTTTCATTGCTCGAGGATACAACGATGATTTAGATAAAATATTGTAGAATAATCATCTTGTAATATATTTCCAGGCTTAATGAAATATCAATTAATTCCTCTTTTGCAATGATACTCTCTATAAGGTCTTTTGCTCCTTTTTTAATGATCCAACGTCAGATAAGTTTCAGAACTATTCCAGCCAAATAAGCCCAAAGTAAAAAAAGATAGGGaaagaataattttttttaattttacCAGAAGATATAAAAATTCCCAATCAATATAGCTCAAAGTATAAAACACATAAGCAAATGAGACATAAAGCATAACAGATATAATTTCAAGTAAGAATTCTTTTATCATAAAATAAGATCAGTTAAGAAGATAAAAGACAAGAAAATTCTAAATCCTAAGCCTAGGGTTTCTTCAGAAGCTCCATAATAGCTTTTAGATAATCACCCATGATATATTGGCTAGCATTCATAGCCTTCATTATATGATCCATCTATGTCTGCTAGATATCCATAGTTTCTTGATTAGCAGCAACAGAGACCAGCTTTGCCTCCAAAAGCTTTTGTCTCTTACTGGTAGAGGTAACAGACTCTTAAGAGACATCCTTCAGATCCTAAAAGACTAATACTACAGATGTTGTGAGAGAGTCCCACTTAGCAGCATAAGCTACTGGGTCAAAAGCAGTGGTTCTCTCATCAACTAGATTCTGCACTTTATCCAGAAAAATAGTTTTGATTTCTTCTATATTTGCTTGGCTAGCGGGTGCAAAAGGTGGAATGACAGTTTGTGAATGGACATAAGGTTGGTTTTCTAGGATAGTCAGGTTTAGAGAAGTTTCTGGATAAAGTAGGTCAAAAAAGACTTGTTTAGTTTCAATTCGAGGTTCAAATGTAGATTGAACTAGAGATAGATCCTGAACAATTTGTTCAGTCTCAATCTGGGGTTCATATGCAACTTGAACTTGGAGTCGAATATGAACAGGACTAGGTTCTTTTAAAGGTGTGGTTTTAGGTGATGATTGAGGTGTTGGTTGATATTCTGGTGGAGATAAAGGTTCTGGTATAATAAGGGTTACATGTTCAACTTCATTTTGAACTGATAAAATACTTTATTTAAAAGTAGAACATGTTTAGTCAATTGGTAGGTTTTGATTGGAGAAGATTTCTAGTGAGATAGCTTAGATAGGTCTGATAAAAACGGGTGAAAAAGTCACAAATTTGAGTCTTATACGAGTATTGAACTTAACTTCATCAACTTCTGAATCAGAACTAGAAGAAGCTTTCCCACTAGAAATATTTATGGGAGATTCAAGCACAATGTTCAGAGGTGATGGTTGCTGAGAAGCAAAAGCGTATGTTAGTGGCTTCTAAACATCAGTGGATTCACTAGCAGGTGATGAAGTGTGTTTTGGAGATGGGTTGGGTGAGGGATTTGGTGAGGGTGTATGTGATATGTGATTTAAGGTTGAATAATCAAAACCATCTTTCAAGATAGAGTTTAGATTTATACCTGTCATATCAGTTTCCAAAGCATCTGAAGCAACTTAATTCTCTTCAACAATATGTTATAATACAACTTCTTCAGGAACACCAGAAGCTTCTGCTTCAACAGTCTTTAACTCACCAATGACTCCAACAGCTTGGACCTCAGTAGTCTACAGAACATATCTATCAGCAAAAAATTCTTCCAACAAAGCATCAGAAGTATCAAGATGCTTCTCTGCTTGTTCCAACAAAGTAAAGGTTAATAGTTGAGCTCCCCTGAAAACAGGTTTGACAACCCTTTTCTGAGCTGCAATATCAATAATCTTCTTCCTTCTCACCAAGGATACCCTAGCATCCtcttcttcctcttcctcttgAATTGCATTAGGAACAACTGTCTTCCTTAACTTCTTCTTCCTTATAGGTGCATTAGAGAAGACATAAGAAGAATATTCCTTATAAGGAGTCCTTCCACTTCTTGTCTTAGAGGGAATTAAGACAGTGGAAGCAATAACCTCTTCAACTTCTTTCTCAATCTTCTTCTTCGTCTTAGAAGGCTTCTAAACTTCCTTCGGAGTATCTGAAGCAACCTGATTTCTCTTCTTAGAATATTTGTACACATCAACAAAATTATTTGGTAAGTCTTTATATCTCAGAGTCACACCTTCTTCAAATTCCTTTTGCATGTAAAATCTGATTACCTCGGGATTGTCTTGCTTAGTAATGGCAAGATAATCCTCAATATAATTAGTGTTAGTACATCTAACTATGAAAGGATCTTTAGATACCACGACTTCACTCTTCTTAATAAACTTCATGTTGGCTAGAATAGAAGCAGAAAGAATGTTCTAATGAATACCCTTCATATCCTCATTATTAGGAATAGTCTTAAGAGCATCAATCAGACGACCCTGAAATAATAGTTCAAATAGAATTCTAGCATAGACACATTCTTCTTAAGGTGTTTCATGTTATCCTTGATAGCCTCATAAAGATGATGGAAGATATATGCAGTGAGATTTATCTTATGTTCATTTACCAAGTAGAAAATGAAGTGCTTGTGATCCCATGGGATTTGATCAGTGTTGCCTTCTCTAGGGATCAGACAACCAATAAGAATTTTGAACATAAGCTTTAAATTTCTCTTCATGTTATTGACCTTTCCATAGTCAGAATAACACCTATCTCTAGAGGGCTCAAATAAACATCTTTTAATGGCTTCAGCTTCATAACTGTTTTCTTCTGTGTTCAAAATAAACCTTCCTGTGTTTGTTACTTTCAAAAGCTTGGCAAAAGTCTTCTGAGTGATGATTACATCAACACCCATCAGTGCTGACCTAATTTCCACTTCTTTAAATTTCTTCAAACCCATTTCTTCTCTACTCTTCCCTTTCAAGTACTTGCCATTATGCACCATCAGACTTTGTTCCATAGACGTAGAGAGTTCGTCATAAACTTAAACCCTAACCCATAAATCCCTTACTAGATGATGGTAATTTGGTTCATTCAACATATTAAAAAATGAAGACCATTATTGTACTCTGAAGTAACTCCATAGGTCATGCCCATTATGATTAAAGGAATCGAAGTCAATAATTTGTTCCACTAATAAATTTAGATCTTCCTGATTGATATCCATGGTTTTGGGTTTGGTAGTCAGACTCTTGCGAGACACGAAAATCATGTGTTCATTTTGAACGGATGATGAATATGCCATTGTATAAGGAGCTCTAGAATTTCTAGGGTTTCCTTTTGAAATAGGTTGTTTTCAGAGGAGGTTTGATAAAACAAAAGTGTGGgaagtgtgtgtgtgtgtgtgtgtgtgtgtgtgggtgtgtgcgcgcgcgcgcatacgtgcgtgcgtgcgtgtgtgtatgtgtgtgtgtgtgtgtgtgtgtgtgtgtgtgtgtgagagagagagagagagagagagagagagagagaaagagagagagatagagagagaggTGGGCGTCTAATGAGTAGAGCATTTTGAAAGTAGGGTGTTTTGAGTGAAAAATAATCTTGATCAAAATAGAACATAAAGAAAAAAGAGGCAAGAGGCATAGTAACTAAGATAGATCAATAAGATCAGAGGATTTTTTACCCAACAATTATAACCCACGTGTCAGAAGACATTTCATATTTATGACACATAAGAGGACAGGTGCCAGAGGCTGAAAAACGTTTTGTCCACTTGTGTGCATATTAGGGGTAGTTAACCTTATTTTGAGTTTCAGAGGCAAATATGCTTCAGAGGCTATTATTCATCAGAAGTTAGTTTAGAGCTTTTGATCATAGTAGCTTCTAGACATCATCAGATTCTGCTACTCCAATTAGATGTAAGCACAAGTCGTTAAAAGATTAAGATGCTTGACTTTGATATAGAATATGATTCTTTGTCATTCTGATAGAAGTAGAATTATCACATTGAAGTGAAATTCTTATTTCATAAATAAGAATCTCTTCTGACAGATATTTCAAACAATTGGATAAACTTCATAGATTTATTCAGAGTCTGAAGTACCAACACTTTATAGGATAACATCAGTCTTCCCAGTACCAGTAATCTTTTCTTACTGGTTTCTTCCAGATTCCACATTTTCTTCCTCCTTCAGAGTTGGGATTTGGAATATAGGCATTTTTCTTGTTTTAAGTTGTAAGCAACCATTATCCTAGAACTGAGATTATTGCTTTATTCTTCATCATATCGATAACAAAAATAATCTCATGATTTGGTACCCATACTTTTATGGGTCCTTTGTTAGTTCTGATAGGCCTTATCTTATTTTGAGCCTTAGCTTTGTATTAAGGCTTTGGATCATTCAAGACTTTAGATTTTGAAGTTTGTTGTCTTGACTGATTTATAGTCTTTGGTTCAGGAACTTTCAGAACCCTGTAACCTGGTGTCTTAGGTTCTAGTTTCTTTATATCCTTTGACTTTGATGTTTCAGGTTCTGATTCTTCTAGTACCTTTAACTTTAGAGTCATTGGTTATAATTTTTTCGGGACCTTTGATCTTGGGATATCAGGTTCTAATTTATTCAGAACCTCTTGTTCTTCAATTATATGTCATGTTTGGTTTGAACCCTTTTCTTTACTAGCAAGCACAAAATGAGAGTTTAGCCCTTTTTGAGCATGGCTTGAAGAAGAAGGATCTGATGGTTTCATCAAGACTTCATTCCTTGGATTGTAAGGTTTTTATGATAGCCAAGACCTTCCTTTTCTTATACTTACACCATAAATCATGGATACAAGTTTGGTTCTAA is a window of Lathyrus oleraceus cultivar Zhongwan6 chromosome 6, CAAS_Psat_ZW6_1.0, whole genome shotgun sequence DNA encoding:
- the LOC127096385 gene encoding uncharacterized protein LOC127096385 → MKVSVDLVLDTDALLPLPDVVSETTLMREAVGSFVGWPSDLIFPDAETPTRPTHKVGKGISRRIESVASLKEVPGRKLKKAGNDIPPTTSGTKSQIMMRLEKMVNESDIMQGVIRTIDFDEGASSWFHMGIDEALHMVMVTLLVCSGPMVGIQERVVGSIWESVKCYLW